In Vicingus serpentipes, the DNA window TATCAACAATTTGTTTCATTTTTTTTTCACTTAATATTTTCATTCAATATTTTTCATATATTGCAGGCTAGTCATTATCAACCTAAAACACATATTGAGATGTCTGATAAAGTAAAATATGAATTAGAGTTTGTGATTAAATCTTCACCAAGCTTATTGTATAGTTATATAGCAACACCTAGTGGTTTAGGCCAATGGTTTGCCGACAATGTTAACTCTAGAGGAGAACTATTTACATTTATTTGGGATGGTGCAGAAGAGCAAGCAAAATTAGTGAGTAAAAAAACAAACTCATCAGTTAAGTTTAAGTGGGTTGCAGATGAAGATCCTGAAACTTATTTTGAACTTAAAATACAAATAGATGATTTAACAAAAGATGTTGCCTTAATGGTTACAGATTTTGCTGAAGAAGACGAAGTAGATGAAGCTAAACAATTATGGGAAGCACAATTGGATAATTTACATTCAATTATCGGTTAAATTTTACCTTCCTCAATAAGTAAGACTATTCGCTCAATCATTTCATCTTCCTCATTTACTTGAGGATTGTATCGCGATTTTAAATTGGCACTATATAATCGTGCTACACCTTGATAAACAAAGGCTTTAAATCCACCACGCATTTCTTTTATAATGTCGTAAGTAGATTCGCCTGTTTCCCTATCAATTAATTTTACTAAAACCCTACCCTGCGTTACCGACATTTTTTTAATAACGTCGGTAAATTCCTCTTTCAATTCTTTTTCTCTTTGTTTTAATAAAAGTCTTCGCTTACGTTTCGATTTTATTTTCATCAACTCCTCATTGTATTTATTCAATTTAGCAGAAGCTAACTTTGCATAAGGATAAACTTTAAGAACATGGTAGCGTAATCGTCTAAACTCTTTATCCTTATCGGCATCGCCATAAGGTCTAACTCCTACAATACGCACTGGAGAAAAAGTATAGGCATATGTTGTATCTCCATCCACAACAAAAGCTTGAACAACAGTTCCATCTGGACGTTTTTTCTCCACAACTTGAAAATTAGTGGTGTCGGTATTTTTTAAGCTATCTGCTTTAGTTAAGTTTTGAGCAAAAGCAAAACCACTTAAAAGTAATAAGGTAAATAATATGTATTGTTTCTGTTTCAGGGTATTAATTTTAAATTAAAATTAGAACTTTACATTCAATTATTTATAAATGGCTTTAACTAAGGACGAAATACATCTATTATTAGAAGAAAAATACGACCAATTTAATCGGGTTTCTTTTATCGAGTCTGACCCAATTTCTATACCACATCTGTTTTCTAAAAAAGAAGACATTGAAATTGCTGGTTTTATAAGTGCTACTATAGCTTGGGGGCAACGCAAAACAATTATAAAAAATGCCAACCAGTTTGTTGAGTTCATGGATATGGAACCTTTTGATTTTGTAATGAACCATAGTCAAAAAGAATTAAATCGTTTTGCAGATTTTAAACATCGTACGTTTAATAGCATTGATGCGCAATATTTTATTACTGCCTTAAAACATATTTACACCATTCATGGAGGTTTAGAGCAAGTTTTTGCTAAACACCCTAAAAATATGCAGCTTAGTATTTCTAATTTTAAACGTGTATTTTTTGAAGAGAACCATCCTCAACGAACTCAAAAACATATTTCCGATCCATTAAAAAATTCGGCTGCAAAGCGAATTAACATGTATTTGCGCTGGATGGTAAGAAAAGATAAAAGAGGAGTAGATTTTGGTTTGTGGAATAAAATTGATGCAAAAGATATTATGTGTCCATTAGATGTCCATTCTGGTAATGTTGCTCGAAAACTAGGTTTATTAACCCGAACACAAGACGATTGGAAAGCAACAATTGAATTAACTGATAGTTTAAAACAATTTGATATTAACGACCCTATTAAATATGACTTTAGTTTATTTGGCTTGGGAGTTTTTGAAAAATTTTAAATGAAACAAAATCAAGGAATAGCACATTTAGCTAGTATTTTTGTTTTACCTGTTTTGGTGATATCAATTTTTTATGCGCCAATTTGGTTGAAAATTATTTTAGTCTTTATATTAATAGCAGCTGCTATTTATTTATGGAAAAACATTATAAAAAAATGACACTAGATTACTTACAAATTGTAAATCAATTAGAAATGCTTCCCCATCCAGAAGGTGGTTATTATAAAGAAGAATACAGAAGTAAAGACATTATTCCAAATGCAGCTTTACCTCAATTTTCTGGTGATCGAAATTTTTGTACAAGCATCTATTTTTTATTGACTTCTGAAAATTTTTCGGGCTTTCATCGAATTAAGCAAGACGAAATATGGCATTTTTATAGCGGTTCTCCCCTAGCTGTTCATGTTATTGATGAAGAAGGAATTTATACCAAACACATTATTGGCATGGACATCTTAGATGGTAAATACCCACAATTAACAGTGCCTGCAAATTGTTGGTTTGCCTCTAGCGTTGTTAACGAAAACGATTATTCGTTTGTAGGTTGTACCGTTGCTCCTGGTTTCGATTTTGATGATTTTGAATTAGCTAAAAAAGAAGAACTTTCAGCTATTTACCCTCAACATAAAAGTATTATAGAAAAATTAACGAGAATTTAAGCAAATTCAGATAAGGTTAACCATCTATCAGTTTTTTCATCTAATTGAGCCGTAATTTCCCCCAGTTCTTGCGTTAATCTTAATAATTCTTCATGATCAGAAACACTATTTACTAGTTGCTCATTTAATTTCTCTTTTTGTTCTTCTAGTTTTGGTATTTCCTTTTCAAGGTTTTCAAACTCTAGCTTTTCTTTGTAAGCCAGTTTAGTTTTAGGTTGTTCTTTTACTACTTGTTTCGGCGCCTCAACTTTTACAGGTTTTATCTTAGCTTGTTCTTCTAATTCTTTTCTATCGTTTCTGTAGTCAGTATATTTTCCTAAATAATCTTTTATTTTTCCATCTCCCTCAAACACGAATAAATGATCAACCAACTTATCCATAAAATACCTGTCGTGAGTAACTACAATTAAACATCCTTGAAAATCATTTAAAAAATCTTCTAACACATTCAATGTCATCACATCCAAATCGTTGGTTGGCTCATCTAAAATTAAAAAATTTGGGTTTTTCATTAAGATGGTCAACAAATACAATCTTCTTCGCTCTCCCCCACTCAGCTTTGCAACCATGTTGTAATGCATATCTTTTGTAAACAAAAACTTTTCTAGCATTTGAGCAGCAGTCATTACTTTGCCTTTTGCCAATGGAATAATTTCGGCAATATCTTTTATGGTATCTATTACTCGTTTATCATCTTTTAAATTGATACCATTTTGAGTATAATAACCATAAACAACTGTTTCACCAGTATCAATTCCCCCTGAATCTGGTTGTTGAAGACCAGTTAGCATATCCAAGAATGTAGATTTACCCACTCCATTTTTACCAACTATTCCAACTTTTTCAAATCGCTTAAATACATAACTAAAATCTTCTAAAATCGTTAAATCGCCAAAGGCCTTTTTAACATGATTTAGTTCTAATATTTTACTTCCTAATCGGGTAACATTTACTTCAATATCAACTTTACTTTTATCTAATTTTTGATGTGCTGTTGCTTCTGTTTTATAAAAAGATTCTTCTCTAGATTTTGCTTTTGTGCCCCTTGCTTTTGGCATCCTACGCATCCACTCTAATTCCTTCTTATAAAGATTTTTAGCTTTATCTACATGTGCTTCAAAATTCTCTATCCGTTCTTCTTTCTTTTCTAAGTAATAAGAGTAGTTACCATTGTATTTATACAATGATTTATTATCAAACTCAATAATTTCGTTACACACACGCTCTAAAAAATACCTATCGTGGGTAACCATTAAAATAGTCACATTTTCTTTCGTTAAATACCCTTCCAACCATTCAATCATATCCAAATCAAGATGATTGGTTGGCTCATCAAGAATAATAAAATCAGGCTCTTCTATTAAAACTTGTGCTAAAGCAATTCGCTTTAGCTGCCCACCTGATAATTCTCCAATTTTACGTTCTAAATCATGGATATTTAATTGACCTAAAATCTGCTTTATTCTAACTTCATAATCCCATGCTTTAAGAGTATCCATCTGCTCAAATGCTTTTTGCATTCTGTCATTATCATCCGGATTAAGAACCGCTTTTTCGTACTCTTTAATGGCTTCAATTTCACCAGAAGTAGATTTAAAAATGGTTTCACTAATGGTGTGCTGGTCTTCAAACTCTGGAGTTTGATGTAAATAACCAATTTTTATATCATTACGAAAAACTACATTTCCAGAATCATAACCTTCTTTACCAGCTAATATCTTTAAAAAGGTAGACTTACCCGTTCCATTTTTAGCTATAAAAGCTACTTTTTGACCTTTGCTTATTCCAAAGGTTATGTTTTCAAACAACACTCTATCGCCATACGATTTAGTTAATGCTTCAACTGAAAGATAATTCATCTTTAATACTAGTTTTAATGAGTGTTGGATTTGGGTAAGCTTATTTCTTTTTCAAAACTCTATCTAATGATAAAGCAGCAAAATCATAATTTGAATTTATTTCTAACGCTTTTCTATAGTCTAATTCAGCTTGATCAAAATTGCCTAATTGCTCATGACATAAACCTCTATTATAATAAGCTTCAAAATAATTTTTATCAGAGCCTATTGCTTCTGTATAAAAACCTATTGCTAAATCATAAACTTTCAAATACTCTTGATGAATATACCCTAAATTAAATAACGCTTCTCTGAATGGCTTTATAGCAATAATTTTATGGTAGGTTTCTATTGCTTCATTATATTCTCCATGTTCTTGACACCATAAGCCATAATGATACAAGGCTTCTGGACTTTCTGGTTTAATTCTAAGGGCATTTTTAATGTAGCCTTTTGCCAAGTCATTATCTTGATTGAAGTGTAAAACACCTAATTGAATATATGCATCATAATAATTACTTTCTTGCTCTACTGCTGTAATAAAACTTGAAATAGCTTTCGTTGTATCTTGCTGTTCATAAAAAACCATACCTTTTAAATAGTAAGCTTCAGCAGAATACATGTTTCTTTTTAAAGCAGCGTCAGCATATTCTATTGCTTGCTCATAATTTTGAATAATAAAAGCTAGCCATCCTAATTCTATTCTAGCCTGAACATTATTATTATCAATAAATAAACATCTATCCAAAGTTCTTTTTGCATTCTGAAAATCATCAACTTTCTTTTGCATTTCAGCTTTTAATAAATAAAATTCAGGTAACAATGAATCAATTTTTATTGCTCTATCAATATCTTCTATCGCGTAAAGAACTTCATCATATTGCTCATACATCTGAGCTCTTTTCATGTATAAATTAGGATTGTTTGGGTCTGCTTTTAATTGTTCATTAATAACCTCAAATGCTGCATTTTTATAAGCTGTTAATGAATCAACTTCAACCTTTTCATTCTCTCCATTTTTTGGTTTAACAGTTTCATTACACGAATAAAATAAAATGGATGATACTAAAACAATAAAACTAAAAATTCTCATAATTAATTAAATAAAAAAGTCCCGCAAATGCGGGACTCAAAGTTAAGTATAAAAACGAAACTTATTCTGGATTTATTTCTGCAACAATTTTTTGTTCGATTTCTTCCATTAACTCAGGATTATCTAATAGTAATTGTTTTACTGCATCTCTTCCCTGACCTAATTTTGTGTCGCCATAGCTAAACCAACTTCCTGCTTTTTTAACAATATTTTTTTCTACTCCTATATCTATAATCTCTCCCACTTTAGATATTCCAGCACCATACATAATATCAAATTCAGCTTTACGGAAAGGTGGAGCTACTTTGTTTTTCACAATTTTAACTCTAGTTCTGTTCCCTACAACTTCGTCACCATCTTTAATTTGCGAAGCTCTTCTAACATCAATACGAATAGAAGCATAAAATTTAAGTGCATTACCACCAGTTGTAGTTTCTGGATTTCCAAACATTACTCCAATTTTATCTCTTAACTGGTTAATGAATATAGCAGTACAATTTGCTTTGTTAATTGAACCTGTTAATTTTCTTAGGGCCTTTGACATTAAACGAGCTTGTAAGCCCATTTGAGAATCTCCCATTTCACCTTCAATTTCAGCTTTTGGAGTTAAAGCAGCTACAGAATCGACTACAATAATATCGACTGCCCCAGAACGAATTAGATTATCAGCAATTTCCAAAGCTTGCTCTCCATTATCAGGCTGAGATATTAATAAGTTTTCGACATCTACACCTAATGCAGCAGCATAAAATTGGTCAAAAGCATGTTCAGCATCAATAAATGCAGCAATACCACCTTTTTTCTGACATTCGGCAATAGCATGGATAGCTAAAGTTGTTTTACCAGATGATTCTGGCCCATATATTTCTACTATTCTTCCTTTTGGATAACCTTTAATACCTAAAGCTAAATCTAAAGTTAACGATCCCGAAGGAATTACATCTACATCTAAAACTGGAGCATCCCCAAGTTTCATTACAGTTCCTTTTCCATAGGTTTTTTCTAACCTATCCATCGTTAATTGTAGTGCTTTTAATTTTTCTGTGTTTACTTCAGCCATGTGTATATTTTTTTAAAACTTACCTTTAATTATTTTTAACTCTACAAATATAAGTCAAAAAACCTACAATATGTAGTTTTTTGAAATTATTTTAAAAAACCTAATAAAATCAATAAGTTCAGTACTATTAAAATACAATAAAATTGAGATTTAAAACAAAATCAAGAACTTTTAAATCTAATTCAACTCTTCTAATATTTGCTCAGTATGGTTTTTTGTTTTTACTTTTTCAATAACTTTTTCAATAATTCCTTCTTCATTAATAACAAAAGTAGTTCGGTGAATTCCATCGTAAGTTTTTCCCATAAATTTTTTAGGTCCCCAAACTCCATAAGCATTAATTACTTTTTTATCGACATCTGCCAATAAAGTAAATGGCAAATCATATTTCTCAATAAAACGATTGTGTTTTTTCTCATCATCAGCACTTACACCAACCACTTCAAATCCTTTTTTTATAAGATCACTATAATTATCTCTTAAATTACAAGATTCTACTGTACAACCAGGAGTTAAATCTTTAGGATAAAAATAAAGTATTACTTTTTTTCCTTTAAATTCTGATAAATGACGTACAATTCCATTTTGGTCAGCAACTCCAAAATCTGGAGCTTTATCTCCTTCTTTCAACATATTCATAGTTTAATTTTTATTTAGGTTAAAATTAGAAATTATAGCTGAAATAAAACATTAATTTACTGTGTTCGTTTACTTAATAAAACACTGTTTATGAAAAAACAATTTTTAAGTCTTGTCATAATTTTTAGTCTTTCGAATTTTGTAATAAGTCAAAATACATTTTTCACACAATTATCAGATGCTGGAATTGAACTTACTCAACAAAATATAACTTATGATCCAAGTTACTTTTCTATAGATTATCCAAATGGAGATGTTCCTGAAGGAAAAGGCGTATGCACAGATGTAATTATTAGAGCATATAGAAAATTAAATATCGACTTGCAAAAAGAAGTACATGAAGATATGATAGCTAATTTTAATAAATACCCTAAAAATTGGGGGCTATCAAAAACTGATGAAAATATCGATCACAGAAGAGTTCCAAACTTAATGGTGTTTTTTTCAAAGTTTGGAAAAGTTAAAAGTACTTCTAGAAATGCTAAAGATTATTTGCCTGGAGATATTGTTTGTTGGAACTTAGGTGGTGGAACTACACACATTGGTTTAGTGGTTAACAAAAAATCTGATGATGGAAAAAGATACTTAATTGTTCATAATATAGGGAACGGCCAAGAGCTATCAGATTGTTTGTTTGATTACAAAATAATTGGACATTACAGCTATATGAAGTAAACTATAAAATCGATGTCGATTTCTTAGTAAAATAGATAGCGCCTAGAACTCCAAAAGTCATAAACAAAATAGCTATTATTTGAGCTTGAGAAAGGGTTAATCCTAAAACATCATATAATGGATTTATTCTAATAAACTCGATAAAGAATCTTTCTAAACCATTAAAAGCTAAATAAATTGAAAACATTACTCCTGGTGCTGATATTTTTTTTCGAATAGACCATAATATACCAAAAATTATAAAAGCCATTATGGTTTCATAAAACGGTGTCGGCCATGCTTTTCCTGTAATACTTTCCAATCCCATTTGCATAAAATCTTGTTGAAGATTTATTCCTAAAACATTATTATGATAATCGAAAGCCCACATCCACTCAGGTAAAAAGCTAATAGCATTGGGCATTGGTAAATCATTTGGCATTCCCCAATCTCCATCTCCTGAAAGTTGACAACCAATTCGTCCAATACCATAAGCTAACATTAAAGCTGGAGCACTAGAATCAACTACATGTAAAATTGAAAGTCCTTTTTTCTTGGCAAAATAAATTACCGCTCCACCACCAACAATCAATCCGCCATAAATACTCAAACCACTTCCAGCAAAAATTACATCAATCGGGTTATCAATTAACCGAGGGATATCTTCTATCATATCAAACAACTTAGCACCTATTATACCGCCAATAGCGGCAATAAATGTCATTGTTCCAACTAATTGATATGGATGTACTGTTTCTTTAACAATTATTGGCTCTGGCAATCGTTGCTTTTCTCCTTCCCTATATCTTAAATAAGCTAAAATTGCCGCAAACACAACCCCTCCTAATAAATTACCCTGAGAAGACAACATAAATCCTTGTGGATCAGCCGCCATTTTATCATAATGTAATATCCCTTCAAGTAGTTTAAATCCAATTAAAAAACCAAACAAAGCATTACTAAGTAATTCTGTGACACTAGCTTTCTCTCCTTTTACAACATCTCTTTCAAAAGAAAAAACAAGTTTGTTTTCTTCTTTTCGTTTCATTTCTAAAACAAAAAATTGATGAGCTATAATAAATGCAATAGCCACCATAAAGCCAAACATAGGAAATGGAAGGACGATGTTAGTTCCCAAAAAATAGTTGATTAAATCTGATAAAAATGGAAACATAATTTAGTTTAAAATTTGATTTTGAACATTTAATAAATTAACTTCAACAACACCTTCAAAATCTACTTTTTCCAATTTTACTTCTTGTATTGTATTTTCTAAATCAACATTATAAGGCACTTTAACTTTTACATAGTTTTCTGTAAAACCATTTAAGAATCCTTCATGTTCTTCGCTTTCAAATAAAACAGTTGCAGTTGAACCAATATTTTCAGCATAAAACTGTCTTTTCTTTTTTTCAGATAAAATATGAAGCATTTTACTTCGATCACTTCGAACCGATTTTGGTACTACTTCACTCATTTTGTTAGCTGTCGTATTTTGTCTTTCAGAATAAGTAAATACATGTAAATAAGAAACTGGCAATTCATTTAAAAAATTATAAGTCTCTAAAAAGTCTTCCTCAGTTTCTCCTGGAAATCCAACAATAACATCTACTCCAATACAACAGTGTGGCATTAGTTTTTTTATTGTACCAACCCTATCAGCATATAATTCTCTTTTATACTTCCTTCGCATTGCTTCTAATATTTTATTAGAACCTGATTGTAATGGAATATGAACATGTGGCATGAATTTGTTCGAATTACTTACAAATTCAATGATTTCATTAGCTAATAAATTAGGTTCGATAGATGATATTCTAAATCGTTCTATTCCCTCTACCTTATCCAATTCTTTTACTAAATCAAAAAAGTTTTCTCCTTCCCCTTGTCCAAAATCGCCAATATTAACTCCTGTTAATACAACTTCATTAATATTTGAATTAGCAACTTCTCTTGCTACCTTTATTGTTTCTTCTACTGAGTTATTTCTACTTTTTCCTCTAGCTAAAGGAATTGTGCAAAACGTACAGAAATAATCACATCCATCTTGAATTTTCAAAAAAGATCGAGTTCTATCTCCCTTTGAATAAGAAGGGATAAAATCTTTTACTTCTTTTATTTTAGAAGCATGAACTTCGGCAGTATCTTTTTTAGTAATGGATGAAAAATGCTCTACAATTTTAAATTTTTCAGAAGCTCCAAGCACCATATCCACACCTTGAATTTGAGCTATCTCTTCTGGCTTTAGTTGAGCATAACAACCAATAATAGCAATAAAAGCTTCTGGATTAACCTTTAAAGCTTTTTTAACCAATTGTTTACATTTTTTATCAGCATTTTCGGTAACCGAACAAGTATTGATAACATAAACATCAGGCGTTTCATTAAACTCAACACGAGCAAATCCTTCTTCTTCAAACATTCTAGCGATAGAAGATGTTTCAGAAAAATTTAGCTTGCATCCTAAAGTATATAATGAAACTTTTTTATTGGAAATCATAACTGCAAAATTAAAGCATTATGTTCAATTAGAAGCTTTGGTGAATGAATATTTACCTAACCAATACTAATTCAAATTTATTCACCTTTAAATTGGGATGATTGTTTTTAATTAATGTAGGTCGAATTGAAAAAACTCCATCTGAAGGAGGAATAAAATTACCTTCTAATTTGCCATAAAACTTCCAATGTGTAACTCCATCTAATTCGGTTTTTACCTCATCCAATTTTGGAGATGCCAATAATGGGTCTAGCCCTCCTTTTATAAGTTGTTCTTCTCCTCTATAAAACTCAAAATCCATAACCATTAATGGCAATTCAGTATATTCTATATCACAATCAATATATAAATCGATTTCTTGTTGCTTTTCACAATCAACTTGAATACTAACATTCTTATTTTTAAACACATCAACCCTTGCTATTTCTGATGTGCAAGAAAAAAAGATTATTATAAAAAAAATGAAAACTATGTACCCTTTATTTGAATTCATTGATAAATTGAATTATTTCATTTGCCAATTGGGGTACATTTTTTAAAGTAGGGTTAGAATAGGTCGCAATATTCTCTTCTTGATTTAATGGTGCTAATTTAAATACATGATTCATCCCTTCTATTAAAATTAGCTTACTCTTAGAATTAGCTTTATGCAACAAATCAGCATCTTCTTTTGACACTTGAATATCAGTTGTTCCTTGTATTATTAATGAAGGAACTGAAAGTTTCGCAATTTCATGTGTTGGATTATATTTTATCCAAGAAATCATATAGGGTTGAACCGAAGGTCGAAATATTGAAAACAGCATTGGATTTATATCCCCAACGGTATCTCCCTCTTTTAATTTATCAAAAACACGATTTACTTCTTCTTTAATTAAATCTGGTTGAGTTTCTAGTTGCTTTTTTATAATTTCATCTGCAGGTATTCCTGTTCCTGCAATTGAAATAAAACCAGCTGTATTAGTTTTTTGAGCTACTATCATTCCAATTAAAGAACCCTCGCTATGCCCTATAATAATTACTTTTTTAAATCTATATTCTTGCGTTAATAATTCTACCCAATTAATAACATCATCAATATAAATTTCAAACCGAAGATCTTCCTCTTTAACAATTGCATCCGCACTTTCTCCAATACCTCTTTTGTCAATTCTTAATGAAGGAATTTCTTTTGCAATTAAATCTTCAGCTAAATATTTTAAGGAGTTGTTTTTCCCTTTAATCATTAATGAATTCCCATCTCTATCTGTTGGTCCAGATCCAGGAATAATTAAAACAACTAAATAGTCATTAGCTGGAGAAGTAAGAAGTGTTCCGTAAAGATTTACATTATTATAATTTAGCTCTATTTCTTGTTCTTTAAAATTTTGAGAAAAAGAGAATTGTGAACTAAAAATTGCTATAAAAAAAAGGATTTTTTTCATCTTACTATTTTCCACTTCCTTTTACAACTATCATTACAGTATAGATTAATATTTTAAAATCAACTAGTAAAGACATGTTTTCAATGTAAATGATATCAAATTTTAATCGTTCAATCATTTCATCAACATTCTCTGCATAACCGTACTTAACTTGCCCCCATGAAGTTATTCCTGGAGTAACTTTCAGTAAATGATTATAATGAGGTGCTTCTTTTACAATTTGATCAATAAAAAATTGTCTTTCAGGTCGAGGTCCAACCAAACTCATATCGCCAATTAGTACATTATAAAATTGAGGAATTTCATCAAGTCTGACTTTACGCATAAAACGTCCAAACTTAGTAATTCTCATATCCTTTTGGCTAGATAATGCTGGCCCATCTTTCTCAGCATCTTCACACATCGATCTAAATTTATGAATCATAAAAGGTTTTCCATGTATTCCTATGCGTTCTTGAGAGAAAAAAGCAGGTCCTTTAGAAGTTGAAATAACAATTATAGCCGTAAAAAGATATAATGGAGAAAATACTATTAAGACAATTAAAGAAACTACCACATCGATAATTCTCTTCATTATTTTTTGCCATTGAGGCATTATTTCTTTTGTAATTACAATTAAGGGGGTTCCAAAAATTGAAGACATTTTAACTGATCCCGAAAGTATATCATACATATCAGGAATAATCTTAATAATAACTGGCAAACCTTCTAAAACAGTAATAATATTACCTAAACTTTTATGTTCAGAAGATTCTACTGCAATGATCACTTCCTCTATTTGATTTGTTTCGATAGTTGTTCTAAGATTTACACAATTACCTAGATGAGGCAAAAAATCACTAAGCATAAACTTTTCACTTTCATCATTTACATGAGTAAAGCCTACTAAACGATTTCCTGAAGAATGTTTTTGATTTGTTATTTCTTTATATAAATCAACAGCATTTTGATTTGCACCAATAATTAAAGTATTGAATCCAATTTTTCTGTTTTTAATCCTAATCCCAGTATAGGTAGTTAGAATTAACCTGAATATTACTGTAATTGAAAAATGATATGTAAATAAAGTAAAATATGATTTATAATATTGCTTATAAGAAGCTATCTCATCATCTAAAATAACTACAAAAAACAAAATTAAAGTTCCAATAATTGAGATTAAAAATGTTTGTCCAAATTCTTTTAATCTTGATTTTCGATATATATTTTTATAAGTTCCTGTAATAAAATAAAGTACTAACCAAAACAAAGGAATAACCGCTAAAGCATAATAAAAGTTTTGATCAAATGAAATTGAGATTTCATATCCGAACTTTGCAGGTTCTACATAAGATTTTCGATAAATAAAAAACAAAGCCCAAGTGATAGCAGCTGCAATAACATCTAATGCTACATATTTTAATGCATGCAGTTTTTTATTCATTATAAGTGAATCAGTTTTAAATTATCAATTTTAAAATCAGGTTCTTGAAGATTATTCTGAAATCCAAAGAAAATTTTATAATCGTTAGAAGCTGGTCTAGTTTGTATTGCTTCCGTAAAATTTAAATAAATTTTATTCCAGCTACTTGAAGTGTTTAAATAAAATAATCCCAATTGTTCTGAATCAGCATACAAACCAACCAAAACAGGTTTATTTGTTTTAAAATTTAATTCTAAGAAAACTGGACTACCGAATCTTGGTAATGTGGAGAATCCTGGGGTGTTACATTCAAAAAAATCCATTAGCGGAGTTAATACAACTTCTCCAGCATAACTACCTTCAAATACATCTGAGGTAGTTTTATTCATTACTGTGTCTGAAATTACATTGTATAAAAAAGGTAAACTAGCAGACTCAAAATCTTCCATCCAATAAAAAGTTGTACCGGAAGTATAAGTTGTTGTAGGATTAATTTCTATAGTTTTCTCTTTTTCTAATTGAATTTGCTTTGAGTAGCCATTATAAAATAAATAACGTTCTCTACGTTCAGCAATACCATTCTCTTTAATTCCAGGGTAAACTTCTAATTTAAAGC includes these proteins:
- the recA gene encoding recombinase RecA: MAEVNTEKLKALQLTMDRLEKTYGKGTVMKLGDAPVLDVDVIPSGSLTLDLALGIKGYPKGRIVEIYGPESSGKTTLAIHAIAECQKKGGIAAFIDAEHAFDQFYAAALGVDVENLLISQPDNGEQALEIADNLIRSGAVDIIVVDSVAALTPKAEIEGEMGDSQMGLQARLMSKALRKLTGSINKANCTAIFINQLRDKIGVMFGNPETTTGGNALKFYASIRIDVRRASQIKDGDEVVGNRTRVKIVKNKVAPPFRKAEFDIMYGAGISKVGEIIDIGVEKNIVKKAGSWFSYGDTKLGQGRDAVKQLLLDNPELMEEIEQKIVAEINPE
- the bcp gene encoding thioredoxin-dependent thiol peroxidase: MNMLKEGDKAPDFGVADQNGIVRHLSEFKGKKVILYFYPKDLTPGCTVESCNLRDNYSDLIKKGFEVVGVSADDEKKHNRFIEKYDLPFTLLADVDKKVINAYGVWGPKKFMGKTYDGIHRTTFVINEEGIIEKVIEKVKTKNHTEQILEELN
- a CDS encoding DUF1287 domain-containing protein, with the protein product MKKQFLSLVIIFSLSNFVISQNTFFTQLSDAGIELTQQNITYDPSYFSIDYPNGDVPEGKGVCTDVIIRAYRKLNIDLQKEVHEDMIANFNKYPKNWGLSKTDENIDHRRVPNLMVFFSKFGKVKSTSRNAKDYLPGDIVCWNLGGGTTHIGLVVNKKSDDGKRYLIVHNIGNGQELSDCLFDYKIIGHYSYMK
- a CDS encoding prolipoprotein diacylglyceryl transferase, translating into MFPFLSDLINYFLGTNIVLPFPMFGFMVAIAFIIAHQFFVLEMKRKEENKLVFSFERDVVKGEKASVTELLSNALFGFLIGFKLLEGILHYDKMAADPQGFMLSSQGNLLGGVVFAAILAYLRYREGEKQRLPEPIIVKETVHPYQLVGTMTFIAAIGGIIGAKLFDMIEDIPRLIDNPIDVIFAGSGLSIYGGLIVGGGAVIYFAKKKGLSILHVVDSSAPALMLAYGIGRIGCQLSGDGDWGMPNDLPMPNAISFLPEWMWAFDYHNNVLGINLQQDFMQMGLESITGKAWPTPFYETIMAFIIFGILWSIRKKISAPGVMFSIYLAFNGLERFFIEFIRINPLYDVLGLTLSQAQIIAILFMTFGVLGAIYFTKKSTSIL
- the mtaB gene encoding tRNA (N(6)-L-threonylcarbamoyladenosine(37)-C(2))-methylthiotransferase MtaB, whose protein sequence is MISNKKVSLYTLGCKLNFSETSSIARMFEEEGFARVEFNETPDVYVINTCSVTENADKKCKQLVKKALKVNPEAFIAIIGCYAQLKPEEIAQIQGVDMVLGASEKFKIVEHFSSITKKDTAEVHASKIKEVKDFIPSYSKGDRTRSFLKIQDGCDYFCTFCTIPLARGKSRNNSVEETIKVAREVANSNINEVVLTGVNIGDFGQGEGENFFDLVKELDKVEGIERFRISSIEPNLLANEIIEFVSNSNKFMPHVHIPLQSGSNKILEAMRRKYKRELYADRVGTIKKLMPHCCIGVDVIVGFPGETEEDFLETYNFLNELPVSYLHVFTYSERQNTTANKMSEVVPKSVRSDRSKMLHILSEKKKRQFYAENIGSTATVLFESEEHEGFLNGFTENYVKVKVPYNVDLENTIQEVKLEKVDFEGVVEVNLLNVQNQILN
- a CDS encoding alpha/beta hydrolase — protein: MKKILFFIAIFSSQFSFSQNFKEQEIELNYNNVNLYGTLLTSPANDYLVVLIIPGSGPTDRDGNSLMIKGKNNSLKYLAEDLIAKEIPSLRIDKRGIGESADAIVKEEDLRFEIYIDDVINWVELLTQEYRFKKVIIIGHSEGSLIGMIVAQKTNTAGFISIAGTGIPADEIIKKQLETQPDLIKEEVNRVFDKLKEGDTVGDINPMLFSIFRPSVQPYMISWIKYNPTHEIAKLSVPSLIIQGTTDIQVSKEDADLLHKANSKSKLILIEGMNHVFKLAPLNQEENIATYSNPTLKNVPQLANEIIQFINEFK